One window of Perca flavescens isolate YP-PL-M2 chromosome 15, PFLA_1.0, whole genome shotgun sequence genomic DNA carries:
- the hsd3b7 gene encoding 3 beta-hydroxysteroid dehydrogenase type 7 has translation MSDNRRGLVYLVTGGCGFLGRHLLRILLEKEDELAEVRVFDKHIDSSLLGLGTERTKVVVIQGDITDYSSVLEASRGADVVIHTASLVDVWHKIPETLIVSVNVTGTENVINACVECGIQCLVYTSSMEVIGPNVNGDHFIRGNEDTPYQVKHTMAYPRSKAKAEKILLDANGTKVKGGKCLYTCSLRPTGIYGEGHQLIKDFYKMGIQRGGLLIGGVPEDSEHGRVYAGNVAWMHVLAARALRERPQIVGGEAYFCYDDSPYKNYEDFNMQFFSKFNFRRVRMPSLVIWFLAMFNDLLRWIMSPLFNYTPLLNRYTLAVACTSFTVCTDKALRHFQYRPLYDWDECQARTQKWVDTFHLDSPKDA, from the exons ATGTCTGACAACCGGCGGGGTCTCGTTTATTTGGTCACCGGAGGATGCGGCTTTCTCGGCAGGCATTTGCTGAGGATTTTGCTGGAGAAGGAGGACGAACTGGCGGAGGTCCGGGTTTTTGACAAACACATAGACTCAAGTTTACTTGGACTCGGCACAG AGCGGACAAAGGTGGTGGTCATTCAGGGGGACATCACTGACTACAGCAGTGTTTTGGAGGCCTCCCGGGGGGCCGATGTCGTTATCCACACAGCCAGCTTGGTGGACGTTTGGCACAAAATCCCAGAGACCCTCATTGTGTCTGTCAACGTCACAG GAACGGAGAATGTGATCAATGCCTGTGTGGAGTGTGGCATCCAGTGCCTGGTCTACACCAGCAGCATGGAAGTGATTGGTCCCAATGTCAACGGAGACCACTTTATCAG GGGCAATGAAGACACACCTTACCAAGTGAAACACACTATGGCCTATCCTAGGAGCAAGGCAAAGGCAGAAAAAATATTGCTTGATGCTAATGGCACCAAG GTGAAGGGTGGAAAATGTTTGTACACATGTTCTCTGAGGCCAACGGGGATCTATGGTGAGGGGCACCAACTAATTAAGGATTTCTACAAGATGGGCATACAAAGGGGGGGCTTACTCATCGGCGGTGTCCCAGAGGACTCTGAACATGGACGGGTCTATGCAG GCAATGTGGCCTGGATGCACGTACTTGCTGCACGAGCCCTGAGAGAGCGCCCACAGATAGTTGGAGGTGAAGCTTACTTCTGCTACGATGACTCTCCCTACAAGAACTACGAGGATTTCAACATGCAGTTCTTTAGCAAATTTAACTTCCGACGGGTCCGCATGCCCTCACTGGTGATCTGGTTCCTGGCCAtgtttaatgacctgcttcgcTGGATAATGAGCCCCTTGTTCAACTACACACCGTTGCTGAACCGTTACACCTTGGCTGTGGCTTGTACCTCCTTCACTGTCTGCACAGACAAAGCCCTGCGCCACTTCCAGTACCGCCCTCTGTACGACTGGGACGAATGTCAAGCCCGCACACAGAAATGGGTTGATACATTCCATCTGGATAGCCCGAAAGATGCCTAA